In a single window of the Mesoplodon densirostris isolate mMesDen1 chromosome 16, mMesDen1 primary haplotype, whole genome shotgun sequence genome:
- the TGM3 gene encoding protein-glutamine gamma-glutamyltransferase E, with translation MALELQSVNWQITRNEQEHHTDKFFSQELIVRRGQLFSMSLTLCRSLGYNGRVTFTASTGPYPSESAKTKAVFPLRNRISGTGWGAQLLYDRNNVLSISILSPANAPIGRYTLSAQISFEDSETTLKLGTFILLFNPWLQADSVFMSNCDEREEYVQEDAGVIFVGRPGYIGMIGWNYGQFEEGILNICLSLLDKSLNFHRDPATDVSRRDDPQYVGRVLSAMINANDDYGVVAGNWSGDYGSGQDPRDWNGSVEILKKWQTSGFRAVQYGQCWVFAGTLNTVLRCFGIPSRVITNFNSAHDTDKNLSVDVYYDPRGQPMDKGSDSIWNFHVWNEAWFTRTDLGPSYSGWQVLDATPQERSQGVFQCGPASVVALREGNVDWDFDMPFIFAEVNADRITWICNSWTGKPKKNSSDPYTVGKFISTKAVGRNSRVDVTNNYKYPEGSSQERQVFKKALRKLKPYMTFVPTSERSLREEEQKPSISGKFKITGTLTVGKEVNLALMLKNLTSDSKTVTVNMTAWTIVYNGTLVHEVWKESVTLSLGPSEEIRHPVKIAYALYERYLKADNMIRVTAVCEVSDETEAVVERDIILDNPTLTLEVLNQAQVQKPVTVQVLFSNPLDEVVKDCKLIVEGSGLLLGTLKIDMPTLHPRKQSQVTFEVLPTRSGTKYLFANLSCNKFSAIKSMVSIKVNE, from the exons ATGGCTTTAGAACTCCAGAGTGTCAACTGGCAGATAACCAGAAATGAGCAGGAACATCACACAGACAAGTTCTTCAGCCAGGAGCTTATCGTGCGGAGAGGCCAACTCTTCTCCATGTCATTGACCTTATGCCGAAGTCTCGGCTATAACGGACGTGTGACATTCACAGCTTCCACAG GGCCTTACCCCTCAGAGTCGGCCAAGACAAAGGCTGTGTTTCCACTCCGCAACAGGATAAGTGGCACTGGCTGGGGCGCACAACTTCTGTACGACAGGAACAATGTTCTGAGCATCTCCATCCTCAGTCCTGCCAATGCACCCATAGGAAGGTACACGCTGAGTGCTCAGATCTCCTTCGAGGACAGCGAAACCACTCTGAAACTTGGAACATTCATACTGCTCTTTAACCCCTGGTTGCAAG CTGATAGTGTCTTTATGAGTAACTGTGATGAGAGGGAGGAGTATGTTCAGGAAGATGCTGGCGTCATCTTCGTGGGAAGACCAGGTTACATTGGCATGATTGGCTGGAACTACGGACAG TTTGAAGAAGGCATTCTGAACATTTGCCTCTCTCTGCTGGATAAGAGTCTGAATTTTCACCGTGACCCTGCTACTGATGTGTCCCGCAGAGACGACCCCCAGTATGTTGGCCGGGTGCTGAGTGCAATG ATCAATGCCAATGATGACTATGGTGTGGTTGCTGGGAACTGGAGTGGTGACTATGGAAGTGGCCAGGACCCAAGGGACTGGAATGGCAGCGTGGAGATCCTCAAGAAGTGGCAAACTTCTGGCTTCAGGGCAGTCCAATATGGCCAGTGCTGGGTCTTCGCTGGGACCCTCAACACAG tgctgcggtgttttgggattCCCTCCCGAGTTATCACCAACTTCAACTCAGCTCATGACACAGACAAAAACCTCAGCGTGGATGTGTACTATGACCCCAGAGGACAGCCCATGGACAAAGGCAGTGACAGCATATG GAATTTCCACGTCTGGAATGAAGCCTGGTTTACACGGACTGACCTAGGCCCATCATACAGTGGATGGCAGGTTCTGGACGCCACCCCCCAGGAAAGGAGCCAAG GGGTGTTCCAGTGTGGCCCTGCTTCGGTCGTCGCTCTCCGAGAGGGTAATGTGGACTGGGACTTCGACATGCCCTTCATCTTTGCCGAGGTTAATGCCGACCGCATTACGTGGATCTGCAATTCCTGGACCGGCAAGCCGAAGAAGAATTCCTCAGACCCTTACACCGTTGGCAAATTTATCAGTACCAAGGCGGTGGGCAGAAACTCTCGCGTGGATGTCACCAACAATTACAAGTACCCAGAAG GTTCCAGCCAGGAAAGGCAAGTGTTTAAAAAGGCTTTGAGGAAACTTAAACCCTACATGACATTTGTCCCAACATCTGAAAGAAGCTTGAGAGAAGAGGAACAGAAGCCCAGCATCTCCGGGAAGTTCAAGATCACTGGCACACTGACAGTGGGCAAAGAAGTCAACCTGGCCCTGATGCTCAAAAACCTAACGAGTGATTCAAAGACAGTGACGGTGAACATGACAGCCTGGACCATCGTCTACAATGGCACACTTGTACACGAGGTGTGGAAGGAGTCCGTCACCCTATCCCTGGGTCCCAGTGAAG AAATACGGCATCCTGTAAAGATCGCATATGCTCTGTATGAGAGGTACCTGAAGGCAGACAACATGATCCGGGTCACAGCCGTGTGTGAGGTCAGCGACGAGACAGAGGCGGTGGTGGAGAGGGACATCATCCTGGACAACCCCACCCTGACCCTGGAG GTGCTGAACCAGGCGCAGGTGCAAAAGCCTGTGACCGTGCAGGTGCTCTTCTCCAACCCGCTGGATGAGGTGGTGAAGGACTGCAAGCTGATAGTGGAGGGGAGCGGCCTGCTGCTGGGCACCCTCAAGATCGA